One genomic region from Amphiprion ocellaris isolate individual 3 ecotype Okinawa chromosome 20, ASM2253959v1, whole genome shotgun sequence encodes:
- the si:ch211-67f13.7 gene encoding uncharacterized protein si:ch211-67f13.7 — protein sequence MKTKWHLFVLWSVLSLGILRAAADTYEYPFRRRKRVFKLGTPKSKPIDLLTLEGRESSLSLPASTAPIPQLGSHLPSKPVTPRSMRQDANIQSDFAFLPDVSVTCSTSDLVVRVKPAFYGLGADADELKLGSSCTSNGLLRPYGDLLFTYPLTACDGVRELPHGYLVYKFELHYEPSSRRFPSRAHPIKVEIECRYPRDHHVHQLAVQPTWQTYVMRKRLKGRPTDFQIKLMDDLWSKPAKSHVYQIGQTVNFQVSAPYLPVGGKLYINSCYAAPSSDSKSSLQYAIIDNYGCMMDSRRDPGASQFISRTNKSLRLSLKAFQFTVDPDTEVNIHCKLFVTSEDPGPTHKSCTYRGNRWKALTGDDSICDCCESQCVISKRRRAMMEGSARSGPLLVSDQPYTPEEGFLPVRSSTFSKGKEDETAEKHDIDELHSHEKLWESEDVVKNDDSLAEEEQQLEERGITHGEMKEPDLDELSFRERVLDKWSESELRSLNEFEQDGSGYEEKNLSESKVKERFRGKGEISDMDQMIHRSRKEGEGLHRWVQVEEMLPSEVNLQRKVKPPNSKDGVENRTYTGRGEEGERMIASEVQRKNDSSLADVDDGEMTWYFTWR from the exons ATGAAAACAAAGTGGCATCTCTTTGTTTTGTGGAGTGTTTTATCACTTGGCATCCTTAGAGCTGCAGCAGACACGTATGAATATCCATTCAGAAGAAGGAAAAGGGTTTTCAAACTGGGCACTCCAAAATCTAAACCAATAGATCTGTTAACATTAGAAGGCAGAGAGTCCAGTCTGAGCTTACCTGCCAGCACAGCTCCGATTCCTCAACTCGGGTCACATCTGCCTTCAAAGCCAGTAACACCTCGATCTATGCGTCAGGACGCAAACATCCAGTCGGACTTCGCTTTTCTCCCAGACGTCTCGGTAACCTGCTCCACGTCGGACTTAGTAGTTCGGGTTAAACCAGCTTTCTACGGCCTAGGCGCAGACGCAGACGAGCTGAAATTAGGCAGCAGCTGCACAAGCAACGGGCTCCTCAGACCGTACGGTGACCTGCTCTTCACGTATCCACTGACAGCGTGTGATGGAGTGCGTGAG CTGCCACACGGTTACCTGGTCTACAAATTTGAGCTCCATTATGAGCCTTCGTCAAGGCGTTTTCCGAGCAGAGCGCACCCGATCAAAGTCGAGATTGAGTGCCGTTATCCAAG GGACCATCATGTACACCAGCTGGCTGTACAGCCCACCTGGCAAACCTATGTTATGCGTAAAAGGCTGAAAGGACGTCCGACTGATTTCCAGATCAAGTTAATGGATG ATTTATGGAGCAAACCAGCCAAGTCCCACGTTTACCAGATTGGGCAAACTGTAAATTTCCAAGTTTCTGCTCCTTACCTCCCTGTTGGAGGAAAACTGTACATCAATAGCTGCTATGCAGCACCATCCAGTGACTCCAAATCATCCCTCCAATACGCCATCATAGACAACTATGG CTGTATGATGGACAGCAGGCGAGACCCAGGGGCCTCTCAGTTCATTTCTCGGACAAACAAAAGCCTGAGGTTGTCCTTAAAGGCCTTCCAGTTTACCGTTGACCCTGACACTGAG gTCAACATCCACTGCAAATTATTCGTGACATCAGAGGACCCAGGTCCTACACACAAATCCTGCACCTACAGAGGCAACAG GTGGAAGGCTCTCACTGGCGATGACTCCATATGTGACTGCTGTGAGTCACAATGTGTGATCTCTAAACGTCGGAGAGCCATGATGGAAG GCTCTGCCAGAAGTGGGCCGTTGTTGGTTTCAGATCAGCCGTACACACCAGAAGAAGGCTTTCTACCAGTCAGATCCTCTACCTTTAGCAAGGGAAAAGAAGACGAGACCGCAGAAAAACATGACATCGATGAGCTGCACAGTCACGAAAAGCTCTGGGAAAGTGAGGATGTGGTAAAGAATGATGATAGTTTAgctgaggaggagcagcagcttgAAGAAAGAGGAATTACCCACGGAGAGATGAAAGAACCTGATTTAGATGAGTTAAGTTTTAGGGAGAGGGTTTTGGACAAGTGGAGTGAATCTGAATTAAGGAGCTTAAATGAGTTTGAGCAGGATGGATCAggatatgaagaaaaaaatctttcagagaGCAAGGTGAAGGAGAGATTTAGGGGGAAAGGTGAGATTTCTGACATGGATCAAATGATCCATCGGAGTCGGAAGGAAGGTGAAGGGCTTCATCGCTGGGTGCAGGTGGAGGAGATGTTACCATCAGAAGTCAACTTACAGAGAAAGGTTAAGCCACCTAACTCTAAAGATGGGGTAGAAAACAGGACATATACAGGCAGAGGTGAAGAGGGTGAGAGGATGATAGCTTCAGAGGTGCAGAGGAAGAATGACAGCAGCCTGGCAGATGTGGATGATGGGGAGATGACTTGGTATTTCACATGGAGGTAG
- the LOC111577920 gene encoding sodium-dependent lysophosphatidylcholine symporter 1-B-like produces MARGEGAEQYSATLLSVKPLNTEIKPAKPKNQRNRLSVCSKVCYAFGGAPYQITGSALGFFLQIYLLDVAQLDPFYASIILFVGRAWDAVTDPTVGFLVSRSRWTGIGRMMPWILLSTPFAVLTYFLIWYVPPFEEGKVVWYLIFYCLFQSMQTCFHVPYSALTMFISTDQKERDSATAYRMMVEVLGTVLGTAIQGQIVGGVSNCPDETEHVNSTNSSRVNVTRASLDETKKAYLVASGVICIIYVLCAVILFLGVKERKESGRKKSEPLTFRQSLWVIMTHGPYVKLVIGFLFTSLAFMLLEGNFALFITYALGHRKHFQNILLVIMLSGTLTIPWWHWFLTRFGKKKAVYFGISWAVPFMILIVCIKSNLVISYLVSVAAGVSVAAAFLLPWSMLPDVVDDFKVKNPDIHGHEALFYSFYVFFIKFASGVSLGVSTLSLKFAGYMTGDCVQPEAVSLTLKVLVSPVPVFLIAVGLLILKTYPIDEERRQGNRKLLQQMLDSEADSESESSELGSSM; encoded by the exons ATGGCACGAGGAGAGGGCGCGGAGCAGTACTCGGCGACTTTACTGTCAGTCAAACCTTTAAACACTGAGATCAAACCGGCAAAG CCAAAGAACCAGAGAAAtcgtctgtctgtgtgcagtaAAGTGTGCTATGCATTTGGCGGAGCTCCATACCAGATCACAGGCAGCGCTCTGGGCTTCTTCCTCCAGATCTACCTGCTCGATGTGGCACAG CTGGACCCCTTTTATGCCTCCATCATCCTGTTTGTGGGCCGGGCCTGGGATGCCGTCACAGACCCAACGGTGGGTTTCCTGGTGAGCCGGAGTAGATGGACCGGCATCGGCCGCATGATGCCCTG GATCCTTCTGTCAACTCCGTTCGCGGTGCTGACTTACTTCCTCATCTGGTACGTGCCTCCATTTGAGGAAGGGAAGGTGGTCTGGTACCTGATCTTTTACTGCCTCTTCCAGTCAATGCAGACG TGCTTCCATGTCCCATATTCAGCCCTCACCATGTTCATCAGTACCGACCAGAAAGAGCGAGATTCTGCCACTGCCTATC GTATGATGGTGGAGGTGTTGGGCACAGTGCTGGGAACCGCAATCCAGGGCCAGATAGTAGGCGGCGTCTCCAACTGTCCCGATGAGACTGAACATGTGAACAGCACAAACTCATCCAGAGTCAACGTAACCAGAGCTTCACTGGATGAGACA AAAAAAGCTTACTTGGTTGCTTCAGGGGTCATCTGCATCATCTACGTCTTGTGTGCCGTGATCTTGTTTCTGGGTGTGAAGGAACGAAAAG AGAGCGGGAGGAAGAAGTCAGAGCCGCTCACCTTCCGTCAGAGCCTCTGGGTGATCATGACTCACGGACCGTACGTTAAACTGGTCATCGGCTTCCTCTTCACCTCGCTGGCCTTCATG CTACTGGAGGggaactttgccctcttcatCACCTACGCTCTCGGCCACAGGAAGCACTTCCAGAATATTCTCCTGGTCATCATG cTTTCTGGGACCCTCACTATCCCATGGTGGCATTGGTTTCTGACCCGGTTTGGGAAGAAGAAAGCAGTTTACTTTGGCATCTCG TGGGCGGTACCTTTCATGATCCTGATCGTCTGTATTAAGAGCAACCTGGTCATTTCTTACTTGGTCTCAGTGGCAGCAGGTGTGAGTGTGGCTGCAGCGTTCCTCCTCCCTTG gtcAATGCTTCCTGACGTAGTGGATGACttcaaagttaaaaatccagATATCCATGGTCATGAAGCCCTCTTTTACTCCTTCTATGTGTTCTTCATCAAGTTTGCCTCTGGAGTGTCTCTGGGTGTCTCCACCCTCAGTTTAAA ATTTGCCGGCTACATGACCGGGGACTGTGTACAACCCGAGGCTGTCAGTTTAACCCTGAAGGTGCTGGTGTCTCCTGTGCCCGTGTTTCTGATTGCCGTGGGACTGTTGATACTGAAGACTTACCCCATCGAtgaggagaggaggcagggcaATCGAAAACTGCTGCAGCAAATGTT GGACTCTGAAGCAGACTCCGAGTCCGAAAGCTCAGAACTTGGGAGTAGCATGTAG